One region of Cloacibacillus sp. genomic DNA includes:
- the uvrB gene encoding excinuclease ABC subunit UvrB, which produces MAEDKFKLVAPFGLSGDQPQAVEKLVRGFRERDGMRQTLLGVTGSGKTFTMANVIAELNRPTLVMAHNKTLAAQLYSEFKEFFPENSVNYFVSYYDYYQPEAYIPASDVYIEKDSSVNERIEKLRLATTKSLLERRDVIVVASVSCIYGLGKRKNYEDAIFRFAQGERWERRAFMLRLIENYYERNDVSLVPGTFRSRGETMEIFPAYSDTALRISFFDDEIERIDEIDPVSGKSLLRKEKVGIFPSQHYVTSTDAIQKAAGVIEQEMEECCARFTSEGKYLEAERLKMRTKYDLEMLLEVGYCSGIENYSRYLDGREEGDPPGTLLDFFPQDALFFIDESHMTLPQVRGMYNGDRARKEVLVQHGFRLPSCLDNRPLRWDEYEPALKNALFISATPGDYEFEHSDHVVEQLIRPTGIPDPAVEVHKATGQVDDLLAEIRPIVDRGERVLVSTLTKRSAEDLAEYMAELGIKVRYIHSELDTFERAELLRDLRLGVFAVLVGVNLLREGIDLPEVSLVAILDADREGYLRAHRSLIQMIGRAARNSAGKVILYADRITDSMDLAMKETARRREVQSAFNEEHHIEPKTIIKSVKNLLPDELLSDNEDSYAGMRAATPNEEVREQDIQELERKMWEAVEKLDFEMAAQLRDDIQRLKGGNPIGTGNKNHRGKTAQPQKHKRRYPKK; this is translated from the coding sequence ATGGCAGAGGATAAATTTAAACTGGTCGCGCCCTTCGGGTTGTCTGGGGATCAGCCGCAGGCGGTGGAGAAGCTCGTGCGCGGTTTTCGCGAACGTGACGGGATGCGTCAGACGCTTCTCGGCGTCACGGGCAGTGGCAAGACCTTCACGATGGCGAACGTCATCGCCGAGCTCAACCGCCCCACGCTCGTGATGGCTCACAATAAGACTCTCGCGGCGCAGCTTTACAGCGAGTTCAAGGAGTTCTTTCCCGAGAATTCCGTAAATTATTTCGTCAGTTACTATGATTATTATCAGCCGGAGGCCTATATACCCGCCTCCGACGTCTATATAGAAAAGGATTCTTCGGTCAACGAGCGTATCGAAAAGCTGCGGCTCGCGACCACCAAGTCGCTGCTTGAGCGGCGCGACGTTATTGTCGTCGCAAGCGTCTCCTGCATTTACGGACTGGGAAAGAGGAAGAACTACGAAGACGCGATCTTCCGTTTCGCGCAGGGCGAGCGGTGGGAGCGCCGCGCCTTTATGCTGCGCCTCATCGAGAATTATTATGAACGCAACGACGTATCGCTTGTGCCGGGGACCTTCCGTAGCAGGGGTGAGACGATGGAGATATTCCCCGCCTACAGCGACACTGCCCTGCGGATATCCTTCTTTGACGACGAAATAGAGCGGATTGACGAGATCGACCCTGTCTCCGGAAAGAGCCTGCTCCGGAAAGAGAAGGTCGGTATCTTCCCCTCGCAGCATTACGTGACGAGCACCGACGCGATCCAGAAGGCGGCGGGCGTTATCGAGCAGGAGATGGAGGAGTGCTGCGCACGCTTTACGAGCGAGGGCAAGTATTTAGAGGCCGAGCGGCTGAAGATGCGCACCAAGTACGACCTTGAGATGCTGCTCGAGGTCGGTTACTGCTCCGGCATAGAAAACTATTCAAGATATCTTGACGGGCGCGAGGAGGGAGATCCCCCCGGTACGCTGCTGGACTTCTTCCCGCAGGACGCGCTCTTTTTCATCGACGAATCGCATATGACCCTGCCGCAGGTACGAGGCATGTACAACGGCGACCGCGCCCGCAAGGAGGTCCTGGTGCAGCACGGCTTCCGCCTGCCATCCTGTCTCGACAACCGGCCGCTGCGCTGGGATGAATATGAGCCGGCGCTGAAAAACGCGCTGTTTATCTCCGCCACTCCCGGCGATTATGAGTTTGAACATTCTGACCACGTGGTGGAGCAGCTGATACGGCCGACCGGCATCCCGGACCCGGCGGTCGAGGTGCATAAGGCGACGGGGCAGGTCGACGACCTGCTCGCGGAGATCCGTCCGATCGTCGACCGCGGCGAGCGCGTGCTGGTATCGACGCTGACGAAGCGCTCCGCCGAGGATCTCGCCGAATATATGGCGGAGCTCGGCATCAAGGTCCGTTATATACACTCGGAGCTTGATACCTTCGAGCGTGCGGAGCTGCTTCGCGATCTGCGTCTCGGCGTCTTTGCCGTGCTTGTGGGGGTCAATCTGCTCCGCGAGGGCATCGACCTGCCGGAGGTCTCGCTGGTGGCGATCCTTGACGCCGACCGCGAGGGCTATCTGCGCGCGCATCGCTCTCTGATACAGATGATCGGCCGCGCCGCTCGCAACAGTGCGGGAAAAGTGATATTATATGCCGATAGGATAACGGACAGTATGGATTTGGCGATGAAAGAAACAGCGCGCCGCCGTGAGGTGCAGTCCGCCTTCAACGAGGAGCATCACATCGAACCGAAGACGATCATCAAATCCGTGAAAAACCTGCTGCCCGACGAACTGCTCAGCGACAATGAGGACAGCTACGCGGGCATGCGCGCCGCCACCCCCAACGAAGAGGTGCGGGAGCAGGATATCCAGGAGCTTGAAAGAAAGATGTGGGAGGCCGTGGAGAAGCTTGACTTCGAAATGGCGGCCCAATTAAGAGACGATATACAGAGACTGAAAGGCGGCAATCCGATTGGAACAGGAAATAAGAATCACCGGGGCAAGACAGCACAACCTCAAAAACATAAACGCAGATATCCCAAAAAATAA
- the hpt gene encoding hypoxanthine phosphoribosyltransferase, whose translation MEYRIGRVLLSEEELRRKVKELGSRIREDYRGKKVVFVCVLKGAVIFFSDLVREIGPDVDAQLDFLAISSYGVSTKSSGVVKIQKDLSTDIHGRHVIIVEDILDTGLSLSYIGKLLRERGPESLEICVLLDKAERRTQHVDVKYTGFTIPDEFVIGYGLDYAGQFRHLPAVHIAEPLD comes from the coding sequence TTGGAGTATAGAATAGGCAGAGTATTGCTTTCGGAAGAGGAGCTTCGCAGGAAGGTAAAGGAGCTCGGGTCAAGGATTCGTGAGGACTACAGGGGAAAGAAGGTAGTCTTCGTCTGCGTACTCAAAGGGGCCGTGATATTTTTCTCCGACCTTGTCCGCGAGATAGGGCCGGATGTCGACGCCCAGCTTGATTTCCTTGCCATATCGTCCTACGGCGTCTCTACCAAGAGCAGCGGCGTGGTCAAGATCCAGAAGGATCTGAGCACGGATATCCACGGCAGGCATGTGATAATAGTTGAAGATATACTTGACACGGGACTTTCGCTTTCATATATCGGCAAGCTTCTGCGTGAGCGCGGACCCGAGTCGCTGGAGATCTGCGTGCTGCTTGACAAGGCCGAGCGCCGCACACAGCATGTGGATGTCAAATATACCGGTTTTACCATTCCCGATGAATTTGTCATCGGTTACGGCCTGGATTACGCGGGACAGTTCCGCCACCTTCCGGCCGTGCATATCGCCGAGCCTCTGGACTGA
- the ftsH gene encoding ATP-dependent zinc metalloprotease FtsH encodes MKKISKNVGMYIVLIVLVVSLVNVFLGPDSAKKTTQSEVMPYSTFLSEVNSGNVTKVKIDHEQLTGTLKSGKQFTTYILDAATLPSIVAEKGVEVEVVPPPKNSWLTALLTSLLPTLLLIGVWIYFIYNMQGGGSKVMGFAKSKAKLFLDNRPKVTFADVAGCDESKEELEEVVQFLKDPARFTKLGAKVPRGVLLLGAPGTGKTLLSRAVAGEADVPFFSISGSDFVEMFVGVGAARVRDLFEQARKYQPCIIFIDEIDAVGRHRGAGLGGGHDEREQTLNQLLVEMDGFEAGSGIILIAATNRPDILDPALLRPGRFDRQVVVDRPDVNGRRDILKVHLRDMKIEHDVDLDVIARRTPGFVGADLANLVNEAALLAARRDKEMLGMPEFEEAIDRVMAGPERKSRIISKKEREIIAYHESGHALVAAKIKGSDPVHKISIIPRGHMALGYTLQLPEEDRFLISRQELADKICVLLGGRVAESICFGDVTTGASNDLERATQIARQMVTQFGMSDKLGLVTLGRKQHEVFLGHDIVDDRNYSEEVAHTIDLEIRAIVDGSMNKAKEILTENRERLEEITRLLLEKEILKGDELDELLGYPKKEHPGESAAEDKPEDGGDKPEDKDKENESGDAPDAEAVIHQVPDIEEADSGNFNAPIDEER; translated from the coding sequence TTGAAGAAAATTTCTAAAAACGTGGGGATGTATATCGTCCTCATTGTATTGGTAGTCAGCCTGGTCAATGTGTTCCTGGGCCCTGACAGCGCTAAAAAAACCACACAGAGCGAAGTGATGCCCTACAGCACCTTCCTGAGCGAGGTAAACAGCGGAAACGTGACGAAGGTCAAGATCGACCACGAGCAGCTTACCGGCACGCTGAAGTCCGGCAAGCAGTTCACGACCTATATTCTTGACGCGGCGACGCTTCCCTCGATAGTGGCGGAGAAGGGCGTCGAGGTCGAAGTCGTGCCGCCGCCGAAGAATTCGTGGCTCACGGCGCTTCTGACGTCGCTCCTGCCGACGCTTCTTTTGATCGGCGTCTGGATCTACTTCATCTACAACATGCAGGGCGGCGGCAGCAAGGTTATGGGGTTTGCGAAGAGCAAGGCCAAGCTGTTCCTTGACAACCGTCCAAAGGTGACCTTCGCCGACGTCGCGGGCTGCGACGAGTCGAAGGAGGAACTTGAAGAGGTCGTGCAGTTCCTTAAGGACCCCGCTAGGTTCACGAAGCTTGGCGCTAAGGTGCCGCGCGGCGTGCTTCTGCTCGGCGCTCCGGGAACGGGAAAGACCCTTCTCTCCCGCGCGGTGGCCGGTGAGGCCGACGTCCCCTTTTTCAGCATCAGCGGTTCGGACTTTGTGGAAATGTTCGTCGGCGTCGGCGCGGCGCGCGTCCGTGACCTCTTTGAACAGGCCCGTAAGTATCAGCCCTGCATAATATTCATCGACGAGATAGACGCCGTCGGACGCCACCGCGGCGCCGGACTCGGCGGCGGCCATGACGAGCGGGAACAGACGCTGAACCAGCTGCTTGTCGAGATGGACGGTTTTGAGGCAGGTTCGGGGATAATCCTCATCGCCGCTACCAATAGGCCCGACATTCTCGACCCCGCGCTGCTGCGCCCGGGACGTTTTGACCGCCAGGTGGTGGTGGACCGTCCCGACGTCAACGGACGCCGCGATATCCTCAAGGTCCATCTCCGTGATATGAAGATAGAGCACGACGTCGATCTCGACGTCATCGCGCGCCGTACGCCGGGCTTTGTCGGCGCCGACCTGGCGAACCTCGTCAACGAGGCGGCGCTACTCGCGGCGCGGCGCGATAAGGAAATGCTCGGCATGCCGGAATTTGAAGAGGCTATCGACCGCGTCATGGCGGGGCCGGAACGCAAGAGCCGTATAATCAGCAAGAAAGAGCGCGAAATAATCGCCTACCACGAGTCGGGGCACGCCCTCGTCGCGGCGAAGATAAAGGGCTCCGACCCGGTGCACAAGATTTCGATCATCCCGCGCGGGCATATGGCGCTCGGCTATACGCTCCAGCTTCCAGAAGAGGACAGGTTCCTCATCTCGCGTCAGGAGCTCGCGGATAAGATCTGCGTCCTGCTCGGCGGGCGCGTCGCCGAATCCATCTGCTTCGGCGATGTGACGACGGGCGCCTCCAACGACCTTGAGCGCGCTACCCAGATCGCGCGCCAGATGGTGACGCAGTTCGGCATGAGCGACAAGCTCGGCCTGGTGACGCTTGGCCGCAAACAGCACGAGGTATTCCTCGGCCACGATATCGTCGACGACCGCAACTACAGCGAAGAGGTCGCCCATACGATAGACCTCGAGATTCGCGCGATAGTAGACGGCAGCATGAACAAGGCGAAGGAGATACTCACGGAGAACCGCGAACGGCTGGAAGAGATCACGCGTCTGCTGCTTGAGAAGGAGATACTCAAGGGCGACGAGCTTGACGAGCTTCTCGGATATCCGAAGAAGGAGCATCCCGGCGAGAGCGCCGCGGAGGATAAGCCGGAGGACGGCGGGGATAAGCCGGAAGATAAGGATAAGGAAAATGAGAGCGGCGACGCTCCGGACGCCGAAGCGGTCATCCATCAGGTGCCCGACATCGAGGAGGCCGATTCGGGGAACTTCAACGCCCCGATAGACGAAGAAAGATAA
- the tilS gene encoding tRNA lysidine(34) synthetase TilS → MDYRRKFLAAASRQGWAEASGIVCALSGGGDSVAMLWLLKNFFKGRLAAAHLDHCTRDGGSHEDAIFVRELCESWGIECAVKVTDVHHCRESGESFEMAGRRARYEHFYETAARLELPYIAVGHNSDDVVETQLMNLARGSGLAGLRGIPEVRGNIVRPVIDFSREELRRILRENGVPWRDDFTNDESDYTRNKVRNILIPWIKENLNSGFEGVMLGLAKQVSAEVEAKESAARGEISKIAFNQPPALAAWRTCGLKELPELTLAEMLRLQGAELSLPALSRARTNELAGLVRRGGCWRFQWARDIEVCYSERGIGWLHRADIKAGKIFSKNTCENRLPWWAR, encoded by the coding sequence ATGGATTATAGGCGAAAGTTTCTCGCCGCCGCCTCGCGTCAGGGGTGGGCGGAGGCCTCCGGCATCGTCTGCGCCCTTTCGGGCGGCGGCGATTCCGTGGCGATGCTTTGGCTGCTGAAAAATTTTTTTAAAGGGCGTCTGGCGGCGGCGCATCTCGATCATTGTACCCGGGATGGCGGCTCGCATGAGGACGCCATATTTGTGCGGGAGCTCTGCGAGAGCTGGGGGATAGAGTGTGCCGTCAAGGTCACCGACGTCCACCACTGCCGCGAGAGCGGAGAGTCCTTTGAAATGGCGGGGCGGCGCGCGCGCTACGAACATTTTTATGAGACGGCGGCGCGGCTTGAACTGCCCTATATTGCCGTCGGCCACAACTCAGACGACGTGGTGGAGACCCAGCTGATGAACCTTGCGCGCGGCAGCGGGCTCGCCGGGCTGCGTGGCATACCGGAGGTGCGCGGCAATATCGTGCGTCCGGTGATCGACTTCAGCCGCGAAGAGCTGCGTCGGATACTGCGGGAAAACGGCGTTCCCTGGCGCGATGATTTCACCAACGACGAATCGGATTACACCCGCAACAAGGTGCGAAACATACTCATCCCCTGGATAAAGGAGAATCTCAACTCCGGTTTTGAGGGCGTGATGCTCGGCCTCGCGAAGCAGGTGAGCGCCGAGGTGGAGGCCAAGGAGAGCGCGGCGCGCGGGGAAATATCGAAGATCGCCTTTAATCAGCCGCCGGCGCTTGCCGCCTGGCGGACTTGCGGGCTTAAGGAGCTGCCGGAGCTTACCCTCGCCGAGATGCTCCGCCTTCAGGGAGCGGAGCTTTCGCTGCCCGCGCTTTCACGCGCGCGCACGAACGAGCTCGCCGGACTTGTGCGGCGCGGCGGATGCTGGCGTTTCCAGTGGGCGCGCGACATCGAAGTCTGCTATTCGGAACGCGGTATCGGCTGGCTTCATCGGGCCGATATAAAGGCGGGGAAAATTTTTAGCAAAAATACCTGCGAAAATAGGCTTCCATGGTGGGCGAGATAA